A genome region from Brassica oleracea var. oleracea cultivar TO1000 chromosome C2, BOL, whole genome shotgun sequence includes the following:
- the LOC106326923 gene encoding putative WEB family protein At1g65010, chloroplastic: protein MASVTKTGLMETPRSKPSPRLSKLNAAKSEGTSSSPVPNRSSPPQTVNSKPSRTTSRVPTPDKVPPRSVKGSELTKIQEDLKKAEEQIALLKNSKAKAIDDLKESNEKLKEALAAQEKAEESFQAEKLRAVELERAGVRNELESIRYQHALDISSLLSTTEELERIKHELAITADAKNKALSNAEEATKIAEIQAEKVEILSSELGRLKAFLSSKEEKEAIEGNQIISKLKSEIETLRKELDKVETSMKDKEGSVEKLNVDLEAAKMAESSANGLAEEWKNKVHQLEKKTNRLKTSASESMDSFMKKLAECNQVLDEARSDNAAQKDKIEDLERTIEAQRKDLEESRRQVCIAKEEASKMEKLLEISQEEKTKALENEKAATNEAREAQEELLSCKAELECREAEVESLKLDSKETNEKYEKMLEEVRKENASLKSDLDSEFEKSKAGWEQKELHLMGCVKKSEEESSSLREEVSKLMNLLKESEEDANLKEAEGEIKYLQETLGEAKAESMKLKESLLDKEEELENVVAENTSLRKWESSVLKKMEELSKVKEALVDKETNLLSITQEAEDLKGREAAHLKQIEELSVANKSLVDNLTKLKSIVQESEEQREREAASLKKIEELSVANENLVDKATDLQSIAQEREAAYLKKIEELSAANESLVDKETKLQCVEQEAEELRGRESVHLKKIEEVSKANMSLVDMQNIIQERDGLREREVAYLKKMEELSTANESLAEKVSDERKELRETVKTEELSQLNKSLVEKETKLQTVVQENEKLRESESAHLKETEELSKLHEALADKETKLEVSNQEKEELKERETAYLKKIEELSKVQKDLLNKENELLHEIEDLGSKDSLAQKRIEELSNFNKSLLVKENELQAVVCENVELKSKEVSSLKTIDELSDLNHSLLLKETEVKAAIVENEKLKAGAASSLERIDELTKLKRSLLDKQNEFQDVLHENGELKAKEASSLKKIDELLHLEQSWLARESEFQRVARENEELRTRDALAARKIEELSKLKESLLDKKTELETAMQDNDELKGREAACLEKMEELSKLVEEASPTKEISVLGNGIGNDYDLVQFSEVNGSGSADEKSETDLFHDRSREHKVLESPMEAIRKAADSVEEGKDGVETEFKMWESYKIERSEVSAERETEIDSVEEEVEWKTQGSENLDQFSNGLSSAEDSGSLLLKEQHMKKKKPLLQKFGNLLKKKSTSCSSSSSSQK from the exons ATGGCGTCAGTAACCAA AACCGGTTTGATGGAGACTCCTCGTAGTAAACCTTCGCCACGACTGAGTAAACTCAATGCTGCTAAATCCGAAGGCACATCCTCTTCCCCGGTGCCAAACCGTAGTTCTCCTCCTCAGACAGTCAACTCAAAGCCTTCTCGGACTACTTCTAGAGTTCCTACACCCGAT AAAGTGCCACCACGGTCGGTAAAAGGGTCGGAGCTGACTAAAATTCAGGAGGATTTAAAGAAAGCCGAGGAGCAAATAGCATTGCTCAAGAACAGTAAAGCTAAAGCGATAGATGATCTTAAAGAATCCAATGAGAAACTCAAAGAGGCATTGGCAGCTCAGGAAAAGGCTGAGGAGAGTTTCCAGGCCGAGAAACTCCGAGCTGTTGAACTGGAACGGGCTGGAGTGAGGAACGAGCTTGAGTCTATTAGGTACCAGCACGCCTTGGACATCTCATCTCTCCTCTCTACCACAGAAGAACTCGAGAGGATTAAACATGAACTGGCTATCACGGCCGATGCTAAAAACAAGGCGCTAAGCAATGCCGAGGAAGCCACCAAGATTGCTGAAATCCAGGCTGAGAAGGTTGAGATTCTTTCTTCTGAGTTAGGGCGGTTAAAGGCATTTCTCAGTTCAAAGGAAGAGAAGGAAGCTATTGAAGGTAACCAGATCATTTCTAAACTGAAGTCCGAAATTGAAACGTTGAGAAAGGAGCTTGATAAGGTTGAGACTAGCATGAAAGATAAAGAAGGATCAGTTGAGAAGCTTAACGTTGATCTAGAAGCTGCTAAAATGGCTGAATCTTCCGCTAATGGTTTAGCAGAAGAATGGAAGAACAAGGTTCATCAACTTGAAAAGAAAACTAATAGATTGAAGACCTCTGCTTCAGAATCTATGGACTCTTTTATGAAGAAGCTGGCTGAATGTAATCAGGTGCTGGATGAGGCGAGGTCAGACAATGCCGCACAGAAAGATAAGATTGAGGATCTAGAGAGAACAATTGAAGCGCAGAGAAAGGATCTTGAGGAATCTAGACGACAGGTTTGCATCGCAAAAGAAGAAGCTTCTAAGATGGAAAAGCTTCTAGAGATCTCCCAAGAAGAGAAGACTAAAGCCTTGGAAAATGAAAAAGCTGCAACTAATGAAGCGAGGGAAGCGCAGGAGGAGCTCTTGTCATGTAAAGCGGAGCTCGAGTGCCGTGAAGCCGAAGTTGAAAGTTTGAAGTTGGATTCAAAGGAGACAAATGAAAAGTATGAAAAAATGCTGGAGGAAGTAAGAAAAGAAAACGCTAGTCTTAAAAGCGATCTAGATAGCGAGTTCGAGAAGTCTAAGGCTGGGTGGGAACAGAAAGAGCTTCATCTGATGGGATGCGTGAAGAAATCAGAAGAAGAAAGTTCGTCTTTGCGTGAAGAAGTAAGCAAGCTGATGAATTTGCTCAAAGAAAGTGAAGAAGATGCCAATCTCAAGGAAGCTGAGGGGGAGATAAAGTATCTACAGGAAACACTTGGAGAAGCAAAAGCTGAAAGCATGAAACTGAAAGAGAGCTTGTTGGACAAAGAAGAGGAGTTGGAGAATGTCGTGGCAGAAAACACCAGCCTCAGAAAATGGGAAAGCTCTGTACTCAAGAAAATGGAGGAGTTGTCAAAGGTAAAAGAAGCCTTGGTTGATAAAGAAACCAACCTCTTAAGCATTACTCAAGAAGCTGAGGATCTGAAAGGAAGGGAAGCTGCCCATTTGAAGCAGATTGAGGAGTTATCGGTGGCGAATAAAAGCTTGGTTGATAACTTAACCAAATTGAAGAGCATTGTTCAAGAAAGTGAGGAACAAAGAGAAAGGGAAGCTGCTTCTCTTAAGAAGATTGAGGAGTTATCTGTGGCGAATGAGAATTTGGTTGATAAGGCAACGGATCTGCAAAGCATCGCCCAAGAAAGGGAGGCTGCTTATCTTAAAAAAATTGAGGAGTTGTCTGCCGCAAATGAGAGCTTGGTGGATAAAGAAACAAAACTGCAGTGCGTTGAGCAAGAAGCTGAGGAGCTCAGAGGAAGGGAGTCTGTTCATCTGAAGAAGATTGAGGAGGTGTCAAAGGCGAATATGAGCTTGGTTGATATGCAGAATATTATTCAAGAAAGAGATGGTCTCAGAGAAAGGGAGGTTGCTTATCTTAAGAAGATGGAAGAATTGTCAACAGCGAATGAAAGCTTGGCTGAGAAAGTTTCTGACGAACGTAAGGAGCTCAGAGAGACTGTGAAGACTGAGGAGTTGTCACAGTTGAATAAAAGCCTAGTTGAGAAAGAGACCAAATTGCAGACGGTTGTTCAGGAAAATGAGAAACTGAGAGAAAGCGAGTCTGCTCATCTTAAAGAAACTGAGGAGTTGTCAAAATTGCATGAAGCCCTTGCTGATAAAGAAACCAAACTCGAGGTTTCTAATCAAGAGAAAGAGGAGCTCAAAGAAAGGGAGACTGCTTATCTCAAGAAGATTGAGGAGCTGTCAAAGGTGCAAAAGGATCTTCTTAATAAAGAAAATGAGTTGCTGCATGAGATTGAGGACCTTGGATCCAAGGACTCTCTAGCCCAAAAGAGGATAGAAGAGTTATCAAACTTCAATAAAAGTTTACTCGTAAAAGAGAACGAGTTACAGGCTGTGGTTTGCGAAAATGTGGAGCTGAAGTCCAAGGAGGTTTCGTCACTCAAGACAATAGACGAGTTATCAGATCTTAATCACAGTTTGCTTCTTAAAGAAACGGAGGTGAAGGCTGCAATAGTCGAAAACGAGAAGCTCAAGGCCGGAGCAGCCTCGTCCCTTGAGAGGATCGATGAGTTGACAAAACTTAAACGGAGTTTGCTTGACAAGCAGAACGAGTTCCAGGATGTTTTACATGAAAACGGGGAGCTTAAGGCCAAAGAAGCTTCTTCTTTGAAAAAGATTGATGAGCTGTTACATCTTGAGCAAAGCTGGCTTGCTAGAGAAAGTGAGTTTCAAAGAGTCGCTCGAGAAAACGAAGAGCTAAGAACGCGTGATGCTTTAGCAGCAAGAAAAATAGAGGAGTTGTCGAAGCTGAAAGAGAGTTTACTTGACAAAAAGACAGAGCTAGAGACAGCCATGCAGGATAACGATGAGCTAAAGGGCAGGGAAGCTGCCTGTCTTGAGAAAATGGAGGAGTTATCAAAGCTGGTAGAGGAAGCTTCACCTACCAAAGAGATATCAGTTCTTGGAAATGGCATCGGAAACGATTATGACTTGGTACAGTTTTCTGAAGTAAATGGTTCTGGGAGTGCGGATGAAAAGTCAGAGACTGATCTTTTCCATGACAGAAGCAGAGAACACAAGGTACTAGAAAGTCCAATGGAAGCAATTCGTAAAGCAGCGGATAGTGTTGAAGAAGGAAAAGACGGTGTGGAGACTGAGTTCAAGATGTGGGAGAGCTACAAGATCGAAAGAAGCGAAGTATCTGCAGAGAGAGAAACCGAGATCGACTCTGTGGAAGAGGAAGTTGAGTGGAAAACACAAGGTAGTGAGAACTTGGATCAGTTCAGCAATGGCTTGTCTTCAGCAGAAGACTCTGGAAGTCTGCTCTTAAAGGAACAACATATGAAGAAGAAGAAACCTTTGCTCCAGAAATTTGGAAACCTGCTTAAAAAGAAGAGTACAAGCTGCAGCAGCAGCAGCAGCAGTCAGAAGTAG
- the LOC106326924 gene encoding uncharacterized protein LOC106326924, which yields MWVEIICALAIYKIVSLFFYNDEFSDVETSDSTALFSVAHRLEKLHGGKAYVGLRIPDADTSSRQDVDLVLVTKGQVEVVGVKNLSGIVTVTSDGSWVCEGGKHHSTQTYPDPLAEVKKQASVLESYLEQRGVTLLEGNISCKVVIPNPNFRTMHAFPSEVITYEEWQHLKPVSRNILSGWVKGAFSSGKEMHDSSHQKLNFILGSAPVWDRVELKNSKIVLGEFLEFKGKEEDTLALRHIKRSKVDRISIQQTSMLGFAPTRLQVLYSYRDYRSEGSSGSETKEVTVRSSTEVVFQPRDSGKIKKFKLSSLLSVSLSA from the exons ATGTGGGTGGAGATCATCTGCGCTCTCGCGATCTACAAAATCGTTAGCCTTTTCTTTTACAACGACGAGTTTTCCGACGTAGAAACGTCCGACTCCACTGCTCTCTTCTCCGTTGCTCACAG ACTTGAGAAGCTTCACGGCGGAAAAGCTTATGTAGGGCTTCGAATTCCAGATGCAGACACTTCTTCTAGACAGGACGTCGATCTTGTTCTCGTCACCAAAGG ACAAGTTGAGGTGGTCGGTGTTAAGAACCTATCTGGAATTGTTACGGTAACGAGTGATGGGAGCTGGGTTTGTGAAGGTGGGAAGCATCATTCAACCCAGACCTACCCTGACCCT CTGGCTGAAGTGAAGAAACAGGCTTCAGTTCTTGAGTCATATCTTGAACAGAGAGGCGTTACTTTGCTAGAAGGAAATATCTCTTGCAAAGTTGTTATTCCCAACCCAAATTTTCG TACGATGCATGCATTTCCGAGTGAGGTAATTACCTACGAAGAGTGGCAACACCTGAAACCAGTCTCAAGAAACATACTTTCTGGTTGGGTTAAAGGCGCATTCAGCTCAGGGAAAGAGATGCACGACTCTTCGCATCAAAAACTTAACTTCATCCTTGGCTCGGCACCAGTGTGGGATAG GGTGGAGCTTAAAAACAGCAAGATTGTGTTAGGAGAGTTCCTCGAGTTTAAAGGAAAGGAGGAAGACACTTTGGCTTTGAGGCATATCAAAAGATCAAAAGTTGACCGTATCTCTATTCAGCAAACTAGCATGCTTGGATTCG CTCCAACAAGGTTGCAGGTTCTCTACTCGTATAGGGACTACAGAAGTGAAGGCAGTTCAGGATCAGAGACGAAGGAAGTGACTGTTAGGTCGAGCACCGAGGTTGTGTTCCAGCCACGAGACTCTGGAAAGATTAAGAAGTTCAAGCTATCGTCCCTCCTCTCTGTCTCACTAAGTGCCTAA
- the LOC106319700 gene encoding ERAD-associated E3 ubiquitin-protein ligase HRD1B isoform X2: MIRLRAYAGISTLATLSVIYHAFSSRGQFYPATVYLSTSKISLVILLNMGLVLMLALWNLVKLVFLGSLREAEVERLNEQSWRELMEILFAVTIFRQDFSVGFLSLVVTLLLIKALHWMAQKRVEYIETTPSVTLLSHVRIVSFMVFLLILDGLFTYTSIRQYIQTPKASMSVFFTFEYMILATTTLSVIVKYAFYVTDLVMEGQWEGKPVYTFYLELVRDLLHLSMYLCFFLMIFMNYGLPLHLIRELYETFRNFKIRVTDYLRYRKIASNMNDRFPDATPDELSSNDATCIICREEMTSAKKLVCGHLFHVHCLRSWLERQNTCPTCRALVVPTENATSTASAAHQVSLQQQGTGTSSSDGQSSSVAASGNLSRHEARVRAAASAASIYGRSFVYPSSENTLVWSQGHSSLPQAELESQKRCLESQIEVLQNQLRLLKEPAATTVDIKGKSVVETAE, translated from the exons ATGATTCGGCTAAGGGCTTACGCGGGGATCAGCACCCTCGCAACACTGTCCGTGATCTATCACGCTTTCAGCAGCCGTGGTCAGTTCTACCCAGCCACCGTCTATCTATCCACATCCAAGATCAGTCTAGTGATCCTTCTCAACATGGGCCTCGTCCTGATGCTCGCCTTATGGAACCTCGTCAAGCTCGTGTTCCTCGGCTCCCTCAGAGAAGCCGAGGTGGAGCGTCTGAACGAGCAGTCCTGGAGAGAGCTCATGGAGATTCTCTTCGCCGTCACTATCTTCCGACAGGACTTCTCCGTTGGGTTTCTCTCTTTGGTCGTGACTCTCCTGCTGATCAAGGCCTTGCACTGGATGGCTCAGAAGAGGGTCGAGTATATCGAGACGACTCCTTCCGTGACCTTGCTCTCGCACGTTCGCATTGTTTCTTTCATGGTGTTTCTCCTGATCTTGGATGGTCTCTTTACGTATACTTCTATACGGCAGTATATTCAGACGCCCAAGGCTTCCATGTCGGTCTTCTTCACGTTTGA GTATATGATTCTGGCGACTACAACTCTATCTGTGATTGTGAAGTATGCCTTCTATGTCACAGATCTGGTCATGGAAGGTCAATGGGAAGGAAAGCCTGTATATACTTTCTATTTGGAGCTTGTTCGTGACTTGCTTCACTTGTCCATGTACCTCTGCTTCTTCCTTATGATCTTCAT GAACTATGGACTTCCGTTGCATCTAATAAGGGAGCTCTACGAAACATTCAGAAACTTCAAGATCCGTGTGACTGATTACCTCCGGTATCGTAAAATCGCTTCCAATATGAACGATCGGTTTCCTGATGCAACTCCTGATGAACTTAGTTC AAATGATGCCACCTGTATTATATGCCGTGAAGAAATGACCTCAGCGAAGAAGTTAGTATGTGGCCATCTGTTTCATGTACACTGTCTTCGGTCGTGGTTGGAACGACAGAACACGTGTCCCACCTGCAGAGCACTGGTTGTACCAACTGAGAATGCTACATCAACAGCTTCTGCAGCACACCAAGTATCCTTGCAGCAGCAGG GAACGGGGACTTCAAGTTCAGATGGCCAGAGTTCTTCGGTTGCTGCAAGTGGTAATTTGAGCAGGCATGAGGCTAGGGTTCGAGCTGCTGCTTCTGCAGCGTCCATATATGGGAGATCCTTTGTTTATCCATCTTCTGAAAACACACTTGTCTG GTCTCAAGGCCATTCGTCGCTTCCTCAAGCAGAGCTAGAATCTCAGAAGAGATGTCTCGAGTCCCAAATTGAG GTATTACAAAACCAACTACGTCTTCTAAAGGAGCCTGCTGCAACTACTGTAGATATTAAAGGAAAGTCGGTTGTGGAAACGGCTGAGTGA
- the LOC106319700 gene encoding ERAD-associated E3 ubiquitin-protein ligase HRD1B isoform X1 yields the protein MIRLRAYAGISTLATLSVIYHAFSSRGQFYPATVYLSTSKISLVILLNMGLVLMLALWNLVKLVFLGSLREAEVERLNEQSWRELMEILFAVTIFRQDFSVGFLSLVVTLLLIKALHWMAQKRVEYIETTPSVTLLSHVRIVSFMVFLLILDGLFTYTSIRQYIQTPKASMSVFFTFEYMILATTTLSVIVKYAFYVTDLVMEGQWEGKPVYTFYLELVRDLLHLSMYLCFFLMIFMNYGLPLHLIRELYETFRNFKIRVTDYLRYRKIASNMNDRFPDATPDELSSNDATCIICREEMTSAKKLVCGHLFHVHCLRSWLERQNTCPTCRALVVPTENATSTASAAHQVSLQQQGTGTGTSSSDGQSSSVAASGNLSRHEARVRAAASAASIYGRSFVYPSSENTLVWSQGHSSLPQAELESQKRCLESQIEVLQNQLRLLKEPAATTVDIKGKSVVETAE from the exons ATGATTCGGCTAAGGGCTTACGCGGGGATCAGCACCCTCGCAACACTGTCCGTGATCTATCACGCTTTCAGCAGCCGTGGTCAGTTCTACCCAGCCACCGTCTATCTATCCACATCCAAGATCAGTCTAGTGATCCTTCTCAACATGGGCCTCGTCCTGATGCTCGCCTTATGGAACCTCGTCAAGCTCGTGTTCCTCGGCTCCCTCAGAGAAGCCGAGGTGGAGCGTCTGAACGAGCAGTCCTGGAGAGAGCTCATGGAGATTCTCTTCGCCGTCACTATCTTCCGACAGGACTTCTCCGTTGGGTTTCTCTCTTTGGTCGTGACTCTCCTGCTGATCAAGGCCTTGCACTGGATGGCTCAGAAGAGGGTCGAGTATATCGAGACGACTCCTTCCGTGACCTTGCTCTCGCACGTTCGCATTGTTTCTTTCATGGTGTTTCTCCTGATCTTGGATGGTCTCTTTACGTATACTTCTATACGGCAGTATATTCAGACGCCCAAGGCTTCCATGTCGGTCTTCTTCACGTTTGA GTATATGATTCTGGCGACTACAACTCTATCTGTGATTGTGAAGTATGCCTTCTATGTCACAGATCTGGTCATGGAAGGTCAATGGGAAGGAAAGCCTGTATATACTTTCTATTTGGAGCTTGTTCGTGACTTGCTTCACTTGTCCATGTACCTCTGCTTCTTCCTTATGATCTTCAT GAACTATGGACTTCCGTTGCATCTAATAAGGGAGCTCTACGAAACATTCAGAAACTTCAAGATCCGTGTGACTGATTACCTCCGGTATCGTAAAATCGCTTCCAATATGAACGATCGGTTTCCTGATGCAACTCCTGATGAACTTAGTTC AAATGATGCCACCTGTATTATATGCCGTGAAGAAATGACCTCAGCGAAGAAGTTAGTATGTGGCCATCTGTTTCATGTACACTGTCTTCGGTCGTGGTTGGAACGACAGAACACGTGTCCCACCTGCAGAGCACTGGTTGTACCAACTGAGAATGCTACATCAACAGCTTCTGCAGCACACCAAGTATCCTTGCAGCAGCAGG GAACAGGAACGGGGACTTCAAGTTCAGATGGCCAGAGTTCTTCGGTTGCTGCAAGTGGTAATTTGAGCAGGCATGAGGCTAGGGTTCGAGCTGCTGCTTCTGCAGCGTCCATATATGGGAGATCCTTTGTTTATCCATCTTCTGAAAACACACTTGTCTG GTCTCAAGGCCATTCGTCGCTTCCTCAAGCAGAGCTAGAATCTCAGAAGAGATGTCTCGAGTCCCAAATTGAG GTATTACAAAACCAACTACGTCTTCTAAAGGAGCCTGCTGCAACTACTGTAGATATTAAAGGAAAGTCGGTTGTGGAAACGGCTGAGTGA